In Xyrauchen texanus isolate HMW12.3.18 chromosome 13, RBS_HiC_50CHRs, whole genome shotgun sequence, a single genomic region encodes these proteins:
- the LOC127654078 gene encoding protein FAM117B-like — MRDKATQTPRAWVDERRRGSHKRSASCGSTDQLKEIAKLRQQLQRSKRSSRHRREKDRKSPFNGNHAIIQSQSQMPKTILIPIPISKSTPPRFRNSIEGLNQEIERIIIRDTVERDEIIIPQDVPDGHRAPPPLPQRSSSTRNIDTQTPSNGGLGSNRSNSSSRADSVSPSYLSILNDTIGNSPLPHDGTLSESKERDLGPWSPLPKYASSPKPNNSYMFKREPPEGCERVKVFEENQPRPLQEIPPYLCPDRNKVNFIPKSGSAFCLVSILKPLLPTQELNFRSGMGYRSISPSLVPLGGVGVRSLSPSMGPVLSRGRQSPCLPRHLEEPEG, encoded by the exons ATGAGGGACAAGGCCACTCAG ACCCCTAGGGCCTGGGTAGATGAACGGAGGAGAGGCTCTCATAAGCGATCGGCTTCTTGCGGTAGCACGGATCAGCTGAAAGAG ATAGCAAAATTGCGGCAGCAGCTCCAGCGCAGCAAACGCAGCAGCCGTCATCGCCGGGAGAAAGATCGCAAGTCACCTTTTAATGGCAACCATGCCATCATCCAATCACAG TCTCAGATGCCTAAAACCATCCTGATTCCCATCCCCATCTCCAAGTCCACACCCCCCCGTTTCCGGAACAGCATAGAGGGCCTCAACCAGGAGATTGAACGCATCATCATACGGGACACTGTCGAACGAgatgagattataata CCACAGGATGTTCCTGATGGACACCGAGCGCCCCCTCCCCTTCCCCAGCGCAGCAGTAGCACCCGCAACATTGACACACAGACGCCCTCAAATGGTGGGCTTGGCAGTAACCGTAGCAACAGCAGCAGCCGAGCTGACTCTGTCTCACCCTCGTACCTTAGCATCCTAAATGACACGATTGGAAACAGCCCGCTACCACACGATGGCACGCTCAGTGAGAGTAAAGAAagag ACCTGGGACCTTGGTCTCCTCTACCCAAATATGCTTCTTCTCCAAAGCCCAACAACAGCTATATGTTCAAACGTGAGCCTCCTGAAGGCTGTGAGAGAGTTAAAGTCTTTGAGGAAAATCA GCCTAGGCCTCTCCAAGAGATTCCTCCATATCTATGCCCAGACAGGAACAAGGTGAACTTCATTCCCAAAAGTGGCTCAGCTTTCTGCCTGGTGAGCATCTTAAAGCCCCTGTTGCCCACCCAGGAGCTGAACTTCCGTAGCGGGATGGGATACCGCAGCATTTCCCCCTCCTTGGTGCCTCTGGGTGGGGTTGGGGTCAGAAGCCTGTCCCCCTCCATGGGTCCCGTCCTCTCCCGTGGACGTCAGTCACCATGTCTCCCACGACACCTTGAGGAGCCAGAGGGTTAG